A stretch of DNA from Parvularcula bermudensis HTCC2503:
GAACGCATGGCCGAAGACCGCGACGCGGCCATGAAGGATGCGGAGGCCGCCAATGCGTCGAAAACCCGCTTTCTTGCGGCGGCAAGCCACGATCTTCTCCAACCGCTTAACGCCGCCCGACTGTTCCTCGGCGCGATCACCGCCCCGGATCCGCGCAACCATGAGCTTGTTGTGAAGACGGACCGAGCTATTCAATCGGCAGACGGATTGCTGAAGGGCCTCCTCGATATTTCCCGCCTCGACCAGGGGAATATCGTTGCCCAGCCCGTCAGCCTCCCCCTTAACCTCCTGTTTGAAGACCTTGTCGAAGAGGCGATTCCGATGGCGACTCAGGCAGGATTGCGGATCAGGATGGTGCCAACCCGCCATGCCGTATACGCCGACCCCCATTTCCTGGAGAGCATACTGCGCAATTTCATTTCGAATGCCCGTCGCTATACGGTGAAGGGCGGGGTCCTGATCGGCGCACGGGCGCGGGGAGACAGGGTCCGAATTGAGGTATGGGATACAGGGCCCGGTATCCCCGCCGACAAATTGCCGGCCCTGTTCGACGAATTTCGGTGTTTTGCGGATACGGATAATGCCGGGATCAGAGGGGCTGGCCTTGGCCTATCCGTCGCCAAACGCATGGGGGATTTGATGGGGGCCGAGATGACCGTTCGATCGACGGTCGGCAAAGGCAGCCTGTTCGCTGTCACCCTGCCCATGGCGGCGCCGCAGCCAAATCGCCTTAGGAACGCCACATCGCCCGCCCCCGTCGATCCGGGTGAGGCCATTCGCGGGCTGAACGTTTTGTGCGTCGATGACGAAAAATCGATCCGTGAAGGCATGGCGGCCTTGTTGGAAAGTTTTGGCTGCACCGTCTATCTTGCCGAAAATCCCGATCAGGCCATGGACCTCGTGACGGCAAAGCGGCCGGTGGTTGTCATCGCCGATCAGCGCCTCGGCACTCAACTGGAGGGGGCTGACCTACTCGCTGCTCTGAAGGAACAAGAGGGGGGCATGGTCTGTGCACTGCTGACGGCGAGTTCGGCGCCGGAGGTGTCGGAGAAAGCGGCGAGTATGGGCATCCCGATTTTTCGCAAACCGGTCGACCCGGCAGCCCTGAGGTCGTTTCTTGAGCGCGCCGTGATGGCGCGGCCAGAAGCAGCCGAATAGGGCGCTAGAGCCGTTTCAGGTCAATCGACGTCGTGAAACGTCTCAAGGCCCTTGTTTTATCGAGATATCTTCCCGCGAACCGGTGCCCATTTCGTTTGCAAAGACCCTAGAGCGCGACGGCCTCGCGATAGAGTAATAGCGCCTGGGTCCGGTTCGTGGCGCCGAGCTTTCGCATGATCGCGGTCATGTGCGCCTTCACCGTGGCGTCGGAGATCCCCATCTCGTAAGCGATTTGCTTGTTGAGAAGGCCAGCGGCGAGACCATTCAGCACCCGCCGCTGGGCCGGCGTCAGCTGGGCCAGGTTGCGGGCCGCCGCGGAGACATCATCCGCTGCCTGCGTCGCGGTGGGATACCATTCCTGTCCCTCCAGAAGGAGGGTGAGGGCCTCTGTCAATTGAGGAAGCGGCAGGCTCTTGGGCAGATAGGCGGAAGCCCCCAGGGTTTTGGCGGTGGCGAACGCTTCCGCCGTCTCTGTGGCTGACACGACCGCCACGCGCGCCGTTCTTGCGGCACTGAGGAGCCGGGTCAGACCGTCGAACCCTTCTGTATCGCTCATATTGAGATCAAGCAGGATCAGGTCCGTTTGCTCGCTCTCGCTGGTTGGGCCGATGATCGAGAAGGCTTCGGCCAACGATCCTGCCTGGATGGCGGTCACATTGTCGTGCCCGGTTCGTTCGAGGGCGAACTGCAGGGCATCGCGAAAGAGCGGATGGTCGTCGACGATCAGCACGCGTCGAGGCTGCGTCATGATTACCTCCCATCAGGTGACGTCTTACGCGTCACTCTTTTTCGATTTTTCTAATGCGCCCGGCGTCAGAGTCGAGGGCACTAAGACTTTGGTCGTACGCCCATTCGCCAATTTCGTCAGGCGGCCTCCCAGCGGATACTTCCTAAAAAATATGAGAAAAACAGGGACAAAGGGAACACAGGTGAAAAGCATTCTCACAGCACTGCTTGCTTCTGCCGCCATTACGCCATCATTGGCGTTTGCGCAGCAGGATACCGAAGATCTCAAGGCGCGGATCACCGCACTCGAAGCGATGGTTGAGGATATGAAGGCCGCCCTTGCGGCCCAGACCCCTGCGCCGACCCGTCCCGCCGTCGAAACGCTCGCCTCCGCCCCTCGCGGCGCGACCCCCCCGCCCGCGCCGGGCCCGCAGGTCCGGGTTGGCGGTTTCGTCGATCTCGATGCCCATGTGTCGATGCTGAGCGACGGGGCGTTTGCGTCCTCATCGATCGCCCGTGACTTCTATATCCCCGGTGCCACGCCGATTGGAGGGGACGATCAGACGGTCACGGATCTCACGGCGGAGGCCTCTCGCCTCTTCGTTGAGGGCCAACAGACCGTCGGAGAGCGGGAGGTCAAAGGCTATGTCGAAATGGACTTCCTTGGGTCTTTCCAGGGCAATGAGCGGGTGTCCAATTCCTATAGTCCGCGCCTGCGCCGCGCGTTTGTCAGTTCAGGTCCCTGGCTTGTCGGCCAAGAATGGACCACCTTCCAAAACACAAGCGCGATCCCGGAAAGCGCCAGCTTTCTGGTTCTGTCCGACGGGATGGCGTTCGTCCGCCAACCTCAAATTCGCTATACCGCCGGCAAGCTTCAGATTGCCCTTGAAAATGGTGATACGACGATCACGGATATCGGGGGGGGACGGATCGAAGCGGACAGCAATGCGCTGCCGGACATTATCGTGCGCTATAACGAAAAGGGCGCCTTTGGGAATATCTCGATCGCGGCGATCGGCCGCCAGTTGAGGGCTGATCTGCCGGGGTTTGAGGAGGACGATATCGGGTATGGCTTAAGCGTCTCGGGGCGTCTCAACGCCGGGGCGAAGGACGATATCCGCTTCAACCTCTTCGGGGGCGAGGGGCTTGGCCGATATGTCGGCCTCAACGCCGTCAACGGTGCGGCCATCGATCCGGTGACCGGCGAGATCGAGGCGATCTCATCCTATGGCGGCTTGTTCGCCTGGCGACACCCCTTTGCGGGATCGGGCCGGATCAATCTTGGTGTTTCCGGTCTGTGGGCGGATCATCCCCCTTATATCGCGGGGAGCGCGACAAAGTCGGTCCAGTCGGCCTACGGCGCGCTGTTATGGGACGTCGCCGACAAGACGACGGTGGGCACGGAGTTGCTCTTCGGTATGCGCGAAAACGAAGCCGGTGACGATGGCACGATTACGCGTCTTACCTTTTCCACAAAATACGCATTCTGATCGCTGAAAGGACAGACCCGCATGGCTCATCTTGCTGAACAGACCGTTGCACCGGCTGAACGGGTCCATCCCGTTCCCGCCGATTTCGCCCAGAAGACCAATCTCGATCCTGCCGGCTATTTGGCGATGCGGCAGGAGGCGGAGACCGACCCGGTCGCGTTCTGGGCGCGGGAGGGGCAGCGACTTGACTGGATAGAGCCCTACACAAAGGTCAAAGACACATCCTTCGACCTACAGGATTTTCGGATCAAATGGTACGAAGACGGCGTTTTGAACGTCGCGGCCAATTGCCTTGACCGGCATTTGAAAACCAGAGGTGACAAACCCGCTATTATCTGGGAGGCGGACGACCCATCGAAAAGCCGTACCCTGACCTATCGCGACTTGTTCGAAGAGGTGTGCCGGTTTGCCAATGTGTTGAAAGACCTTGGGGTCGAACGGGGGGACCGGGTTACCCTCTACCTTCCCATGATCCCCGAAGCGGCGGTGGCAATGTTGGCCTGTGCGCGCATCGGGGCGATCCATTCGGTCGTCTTCGCCGGCTTCTCGCCGGAGGCGCTGGCGGGGCGTTTGATCGATTGTGGCAGCCAGGTGATCGTTACCGCCGACGGGGGCGTGCGCGGCGGCAAGTCCGTTCCGCTAAAAGCCAATGTTGATCGGGCGTGTGAGCAAGAGGGGGTGGATGTCCATTCCGTGTTGGTTATCCGCCGCACCGACGATCCAGTGAAAATGGTGGAGGGGCGAGACCATTGGCTGGAGGATTGTGCCGCCCTTGTCTCCGCCGAATGTCCCGCTGTGCCTATGGGAGCGGAGGATCCGCTCTTCATTCTTTATACGTCCGGGTCGACTGGGAAACCGAAAGGCGTCCTACATACGTCGGGAGGATATCTCGTTTGGGCCGCCATGACCCATGAATACGCCTTCGACCTCAAGGAAGATGACGTCTATTGGTGTTCGGCCGATATAGGATGGGTTACGGGCCATAGTTACATCGTTTACGGACCCTTGGCCAATGGCGCGACGACGGTCATGTTCGAAGGGGTGCCGACCTGGCCGGATGCCAGCCGATTTTGGCAAGTGGTCGATAAGCATCAGGTTTCGACCTTCTACACCGCCCCCACGGCGATCCGTGCCTTGATGCGCGAAGGTGACGCGCCCGTGCAGGCGACCTCTCGCAAGAGCTTGCGGCTTTTGGGAACCGTGGGGGAGCCGATCAACCCCGAAGCGTGGGAGTGGTATTATCGCACGGTCGGGGAAGCGCGATGCCCCATTGTCGATACGTGGTGGCAGACGGAAACCGGCGGGACGATGATGATGCCCATTCCTGGGACCACGGATCAAAAACCCGGTGCGGCGAGCCATCCCTTTTTCGGGGTCACCCCAGCATTGCTCGATGCGGAGGGCAGGGAACTGACCGGCGCTGCCGAAGGAAATCTCGTCATTCGCGACAGCTGGCCCGGCCAAATGCGGACGGTCTACGGCGACCATCAACGGTTCATCGATACCTATTTCTCCGCCTACCCTGGGAATTACTTTACCGGCGATGGCTGTCGTCGGGATGCCGATGGTTTTTATTGGATCACGGGCCGGGTGGATGACGTCTTGAACGTGTCCGGCCATCGGATGGGGACGGCGGAAATCGAGAGTGCCCTGGTGGCCCATCCCGCCGTCGCCGAAGCGGCCGTGGTGGGGTATCCCCACGACCTCAAGGGGCAGGGGATCTATGCCTATGTGACGCTGAAGGCGGGGCAGGAGGGCGATGACGATCTCCGTCGTGGTTTGATCCGCCATGTGAGGGCGGAGATCGGCCCCATCGCCATCCTCGATAAGGTCCAGTTCGCCCCCGGATTACCTAAAACCCGGTCGGGAAAAATCATGCGCCGGATCCTTCGGAAGATCGCGGAAAACAGCATCGATAGTTTGGGCGATACCTCAACCCTGGCGGACCCTGGTGTTGTCGATGAATTGATCGCTCATCGCTGTTCTGACATTGTCGCCTAAAAGGGCCCCTCGTCCTCTCTCCCATTCCCTTCGCTTGGCGCGGGGGGGAGGGGAGAGACCTCGGCATCGCCGCTGCACGGCACCGGCGGGTGTTGGGGCGCGTCTCACATCATCGGGAAGAGGAGGGAGGCCAAATTCTCCTGGAGGAGGCCATCATCGTCGGCAGACAGAAATTCTTTTAACAGCGTATCTGTCAGCGCATTGGCGATCCCGATGGTGGCGCCGAAGGCAAATAATTTGAGCTGATCGTCGGGGATGGTGGCAAACTGACCGGCAGCTTTTATCCGCCACAAAGGTTTTGCGGCGACATCGACAAAGGCGGCGAGGGCGAGACGCAGATCCTCATCCGCGAATCGGCTGACATCGGGGTTCATCATCACTGACCAGCGGGCAGGGTGGTCGGCCGCCCATTGCCACGCCGCCTTGACCTCTCGCCGTGCCGCTTCCTTTGGGTCGAGATCGCCGGCGGCGGCCTTCACCACCGTTGCCGTCAGGTCAAGGTATGCGTCCTTCACGATGGTCGAGAGCAGGGCGGCCTTTGTCGGAAAATGCCGGGCCGGTGCGGCGTGAGAGACGCCAAGATCCCGCGCTAACCTGCGCAACGACATGCCTTCGACCCCTTCGGCATCGATGACTTCGATCGCGCGGTTGAGCAAGGCGGTGCGCAAATTGCCGTGATGGTACCGGCCTCCTGCTTCCTTGGGATCGGGAGACATCTCACGATCGCTGTCTCCGGGGGGCTGCTCCGTCATCGGGGACCCCCGCACATTTTCGATGTTGACACTGTCATCATTTCGTGAACTTTATACCAATCAGGATTGTGTGCTGGATCGCATAGGGTTGTCCAGCTGCACCCTCAAAACTGAATGAAGCAAAAGACTTCAGCGATCGGGAGATGACGTATGCAATTTGTAGGCGTGAAAGACAATGGCGAGGCGGTCACCTATATTGATCGCAAGCGCTTGGGCTGGCTGAATGTATTTATTGTCCCCGCGGTGGGGCTTGTCCCCCTCACAATCTTTGGGTTCATCGATCACAATCCGTTGTGGCTATTGCTACCGACGCTCATCGTTTTCGGTCTTCTCCCTCTCCTCGATGCCCTCGTGGGGAACGACAGCCACAATCCGCCCGAAGAGGTCGTTCCCGCCATGGCGAAGGACCGCTATTACGATTATGTCCTTTACGCGACGGTCCCGGCCTATTTTGCTGCCTTGGTGATGGAAATGTGGGTCCTTGCGACCTTCGATATCCCCTGGTGGGCTGTCATTGCCCTGTTGTGGGGTATGGGAATCGTTTTGGGGAATACGACGACCATTGGCCATGAACTCGGTCACCGTACAGACAAGCTCAATCGATTTTGGGCCAAGATGGCGCTCTCTGTGTCCGGATACGGACACTTTACCGGAGAACATAATCGGCATCACCATACCTGGGTGTCGACGCCTGAGGATCCGGCGTCCGCCAAGCTGGGGGAGTCGGTCTATCGATTTGCATGTCGCGAATTGCCCGGCGCTTTAATCGGGGGGTTAAAACAGGAAAAGCGTCGTCTCGCCGCGAAGGGCCTGCCCTTTTTCCATTGGCGGAATGATGTGTTGCAGGTCTACGCTGTGACGATCCTGGTCGGTGCCCTTTTGATCGCGTGGCTTGGGTGGATTGTTCTGCCTTTTCTCATTATCCAACATTTCTTGAGCTGGTATGCGCTGACCCAGGTGAACTATCTGGAGCATTACGGCCTCCTGCGGGAGAAGCGGGAAAATGGGCGGTATGAGCCGTGCCAGCCGTGGCATTCCTGGAACTCAAATCACCTGGTGTCGAACGTCATCCTGAACCATCTCCAGCGCCATTCCGATCACCACGCCCATCCGGCGAGGCCATATCAAGCCTTGCGGGATTTCGATAATGTCCCGAGTTTGCCGACCGGCTATCCTGGTGCGCTCTTTCTCGTGGCCTTTCCGCCGCTGTGGTTTCGTATCATGGATCCCAAAGTCATGGCTTGGGCGGGGAATGATCCGCGGAAAGTCCATCTGAGCGAGGCGCGCGCGCGGGCCTATGGGGTGGAGGCGCCGCAACGCGTCCTGACCTGACGGGGCGTGCGCTCTATGGGGGCCTTGATCACCGACGCGTGTTGGGCGGTCAGGCCCCATAATCGGAGGCGCCGCGCGCCCGTGAGATCCAAAATGGCGTGAGCTGGGGAGAGGGGGTGAGCTCTGATCCCCAAAGCCGCGACGGCGGCTCGGGCGGTCAGCCCGCCCCATCGGAGGCGCCGCGCGCCCGTGAGATCAACAATGGCGGGAGCTGGGGAGAGGGGGTGAGCTCTGATCCCCAAAGCCGCGACGGCGGCTCGGGCGGTCAGCCCGCCCCATCGGAGGCGCCGCGCGCCGTGAGATCAACAATGGCGGAGAGTGAGTGACGAAGTTCGAACTCGGAGCCATGCGCTCAAGTAGGCGAAGCCGGTAGCGCAAGATGGAAACTGGCGGACGGAGAGGGAGTAAGTTCGAACTCCAGTACCCAAGGACGCGACCGCGTCCCGGCCGGTCAGGCCGCCCCCGCGGAGCGCCTTCGGCGCGTGAGCGAAAAAGTGCTGGCGGGGAAGGAGGGATTCGAACCCCCGGGACCGTGAAGCCCAACGGTTTTCAAGACCGCCGCATTCGACCACTCTGCCACTTCCCCAATATAGTCTCCCTCTATGGAGTCGCTCGCTCTTCGGAACAAGGGGGCGGCGCTCTCTGGTTCATTTGTCGATGCCGTCTGACCAGTCGACCTCGGTCACTGCCGTGCGAACCAGAGCAAGACTTAGGTGTTTTTGCGAGCGGGGCACGCCCATCACTCAAAGCGGTTGCCTATCTCGCCGGATAAAGCGCCTTTCCTTCTCAGAAACGCGCCCTTCAGCGTAGGCATGCAGGTCTATGGTGAGGCAACGGTTTCCTGCGGTGAAGAATCCCCGAGGCCGCTGCCTATTTGATCGCTTCATAGCGCGACAAAGCCTGCTTTCGGCGGTCGCTATGGTCGACGATGGGGTCAGGATAGGTCTCGCCGAGAACGATACCGGCATCCTTCAAAATAGCGGTAGACGCCTTACGGGGCTCATGGATGAATCTCGTCGGAAGATCCCTCAATTCCGGCACATAGCGGCGAATATAGGCGCCATCCGGGTCGAACTTTTCACTTTGAGTCGTGGGATTGAAGATTCGGAAGAAGGGGGCGGCGTCCGCGCCGCATCCGGCGATCCACTGCCATGAGGCGGTGTTGTTCGCGGGGTCCGCATCGACAAGGCAGTCCCAGAACCACCTCATCCCATCCCGCCAATCGAGCAGCAGGTCCTTCACAAGGAAACTCCCAACGATCATCCGCACCCGATTATGCATCCAGCCTTCAGTCCATAATTGCCGCATGCCCGCATCGACGATGGGGTACCCCGTTCGTCCTCGCTGCCAGGCGTTGAGGGCCTTCTTGTCTGTGTCCCACTCGAAATCGGTGAACTTTTCC
This window harbors:
- the acs gene encoding acetate--CoA ligase, which translates into the protein MAHLAEQTVAPAERVHPVPADFAQKTNLDPAGYLAMRQEAETDPVAFWAREGQRLDWIEPYTKVKDTSFDLQDFRIKWYEDGVLNVAANCLDRHLKTRGDKPAIIWEADDPSKSRTLTYRDLFEEVCRFANVLKDLGVERGDRVTLYLPMIPEAAVAMLACARIGAIHSVVFAGFSPEALAGRLIDCGSQVIVTADGGVRGGKSVPLKANVDRACEQEGVDVHSVLVIRRTDDPVKMVEGRDHWLEDCAALVSAECPAVPMGAEDPLFILYTSGSTGKPKGVLHTSGGYLVWAAMTHEYAFDLKEDDVYWCSADIGWVTGHSYIVYGPLANGATTVMFEGVPTWPDASRFWQVVDKHQVSTFYTAPTAIRALMREGDAPVQATSRKSLRLLGTVGEPINPEAWEWYYRTVGEARCPIVDTWWQTETGGTMMMPIPGTTDQKPGAASHPFFGVTPALLDAEGRELTGAAEGNLVIRDSWPGQMRTVYGDHQRFIDTYFSAYPGNYFTGDGCRRDADGFYWITGRVDDVLNVSGHRMGTAEIESALVAHPAVAEAAVVGYPHDLKGQGIYAYVTLKAGQEGDDDLRRGLIRHVRAEIGPIAILDKVQFAPGLPKTRSGKIMRRILRKIAENSIDSLGDTSTLADPGVVDELIAHRCSDIVA
- a CDS encoding TetR/AcrR family transcriptional regulator, which encodes MTEQPPGDSDREMSPDPKEAGGRYHHGNLRTALLNRAIEVIDAEGVEGMSLRRLARDLGVSHAAPARHFPTKAALLSTIVKDAYLDLTATVVKAAAGDLDPKEAARREVKAAWQWAADHPARWSVMMNPDVSRFADEDLRLALAAFVDVAAKPLWRIKAAGQFATIPDDQLKLFAFGATIGIANALTDTLLKEFLSADDDGLLQENLASLLFPMM
- a CDS encoding alkane 1-monooxygenase; protein product: MQFVGVKDNGEAVTYIDRKRLGWLNVFIVPAVGLVPLTIFGFIDHNPLWLLLPTLIVFGLLPLLDALVGNDSHNPPEEVVPAMAKDRYYDYVLYATVPAYFAALVMEMWVLATFDIPWWAVIALLWGMGIVLGNTTTIGHELGHRTDKLNRFWAKMALSVSGYGHFTGEHNRHHHTWVSTPEDPASAKLGESVYRFACRELPGALIGGLKQEKRRLAAKGLPFFHWRNDVLQVYAVTILVGALLIAWLGWIVLPFLIIQHFLSWYALTQVNYLEHYGLLREKRENGRYEPCQPWHSWNSNHLVSNVILNHLQRHSDHHAHPARPYQALRDFDNVPSLPTGYPGALFLVAFPPLWFRIMDPKVMAWAGNDPRKVHLSEARARAYGVEAPQRVLT
- a CDS encoding response regulator, giving the protein MTQPRRVLIVDDHPLFRDALQFALERTGHDNVTAIQAGSLAEAFSIIGPTSESEQTDLILLDLNMSDTEGFDGLTRLLSAARTARVAVVSATETAEAFATAKTLGASAYLPKSLPLPQLTEALTLLLEGQEWYPTATQAADDVSAAARNLAQLTPAQRRVLNGLAAGLLNKQIAYEMGISDATVKAHMTAIMRKLGATNRTQALLLYREAVAL
- a CDS encoding DcaP family trimeric outer membrane transporter, coding for MKSILTALLASAAITPSLAFAQQDTEDLKARITALEAMVEDMKAALAAQTPAPTRPAVETLASAPRGATPPPAPGPQVRVGGFVDLDAHVSMLSDGAFASSSIARDFYIPGATPIGGDDQTVTDLTAEASRLFVEGQQTVGEREVKGYVEMDFLGSFQGNERVSNSYSPRLRRAFVSSGPWLVGQEWTTFQNTSAIPESASFLVLSDGMAFVRQPQIRYTAGKLQIALENGDTTITDIGGGRIEADSNALPDIIVRYNEKGAFGNISIAAIGRQLRADLPGFEEDDIGYGLSVSGRLNAGAKDDIRFNLFGGEGLGRYVGLNAVNGAAIDPVTGEIEAISSYGGLFAWRHPFAGSGRINLGVSGLWADHPPYIAGSATKSVQSAYGALLWDVADKTTVGTELLFGMRENEAGDDGTITRLTFSTKYAF